Part of the Cryptosporangium arvum DSM 44712 genome, GTACGGGCTGCCCGCCGACGCCGACCTGGTCATCGACATGCGATGGCTGCCGAACCCGCACTGGGTACCGGAGTTGCGGCCGTTCAGCGGCAAGGACCAGGCCGTCAGCGACTACGTGATGGCGCAGCCCGGTGCGGTCGAGTTCCTCGATCAGTACGCGGCCGTCGTCGCGATGGCCACCGACGGTTACAAGCGCGAGGGCAAGCGGTACCTGACCATCGCCGTCGGCTGTACGGGCGGTAAGCACCGAAGTGTCGCCAGCGCGCTCGCGTTGGCGTCGCGGTTGGAAGCCCGGGGTATCCCCACCACCGTGAGCCACCGGGACCTGGGCCGGGAGTGACGGCCGGCGCGGAGCACGGTACCGTCCGCCTCCGCTACGCGTTGTCGATGAAAGGCGCAGCGCGGGGCACTAACGCCGCGAATCACGTCCTAACGGGCGTGGTGCGGTGTATCGACGGCAACCGGCAGAGGGGCGGACGGGGAATGGGACGGCGAGAGGCGTGATCGGTTCGGACACCGAGCGGCCTCCCCGGGTAGTGGCGTTCGGCGGCGGGCATGGGTTGTTCGCGTCGCTCAAGGCGCTCTGTCTGCTCGGGATCGAACCGACGGCCGTGGTGACCGTCGCCGACGACGGCGGCTCCAGCGGCCGGCTGCGGCGCGAATTCGGCGGCATTCCGCCCGGTGACCTGCGCCAGGCGCTCGTCGCGCTGGCGAACCCCGGCGATCCGGTCACCGCCGCGGTGTTCCAGCACCGCTTTCCCGGCAAAGGTGAGCTCGGCGGGCACGCGATCGGCAACCTGATCATCTCCGGGCTCACCGACATCCTCGGTGGCACCGTGGAGGCGCTCGAGCACGCGTCACGCGTGCTCGGATGCCGGGGCCGGGTGCTGCCGATGGCCGCGGAACCGCTGGACATCGAGGCCGACGTCGCCGGAGCGCTGGGCAACGTCGTCACCGTCCACGGTCAGCACGAGGTCGCCAGCACCAAGGGGCAGGTCCGCCGCGTCCGGGTGACACCGGCCGACGCGCCGGCGTGCGCGGAGGCGGTCGAGGCCGTGAAGATGGCCGACGCCCTGGTGCTGGGCCCCGGCTCGTGGTTCACGAGTGTTCTGCCGCACTTCCTGGTGCCCGAACTGGCCGACGCGATCGTCAGCTCGGCGGCCCGGCGGATCGTCGTGCTGAACCTCAGCACCGACGGTGAAACGAAGGGAATGCCGTTCGACGGCCACCTTCATGCGCTGGCCGAACACGCTCCGGCATTGAAAGTGGACGTCGTGCTCGCAGATCCACACATCGTCGGGGACCACACCGGTCTGTCGCGTGCGGCAGAATCTCTAGGGGGACGACTGGTTGTGGCGCCGGTAGCGGCGTCCGACGGAAGTCCGCGGCACGATCAGCAGGCTCTCGCCAACGCACTCCGCGGAGTGCTGGGCACCGGCTGAGACCGGTCGGCTGGGGCCGCCGTGCGTGTCGCAACGGGGGCAGAGCGAGACGACTGGAGCAGCGCGATGGCGATGACGGCCGCGGTCAAGGACGAGTTGAGCCGGGTCGTGGTCACGAAACCCTGTTGTCGCAAATCCGAGATGGCGGCGCTGTTGCGCTTCGCCGGCGGGCTGCACATCGTCGCCGGCCGGGTGGTGGTGGAGGCCGAGCTCGACACCGGCAACGTCGCCCGGCGGCTGCGGCAGAGCATCGCCGAGGTCTACGGCCACGGCAGCGAGGTGCACGTGCTCACCGCAGGCGGGCTGCGCAAGACCAGCCGCTACATCGTGCGGGTGGTGCGTGAGGGGGATTCGCTGGCCCGTCAGACCGGCCTCCTCGACGTCC contains:
- a CDS encoding gluconeogenesis factor YvcK family protein, coding for MIGSDTERPPRVVAFGGGHGLFASLKALCLLGIEPTAVVTVADDGGSSGRLRREFGGIPPGDLRQALVALANPGDPVTAAVFQHRFPGKGELGGHAIGNLIISGLTDILGGTVEALEHASRVLGCRGRVLPMAAEPLDIEADVAGALGNVVTVHGQHEVASTKGQVRRVRVTPADAPACAEAVEAVKMADALVLGPGSWFTSVLPHFLVPELADAIVSSAARRIVVLNLSTDGETKGMPFDGHLHALAEHAPALKVDVVLADPHIVGDHTGLSRAAESLGGRLVVAPVAASDGSPRHDQQALANALRGVLGTG